In Pseudomonas fluorescens, a genomic segment contains:
- a CDS encoding LysR family transcriptional regulator yields the protein MNPNTLTDQLSLFLDVLESGSFSAAARRHPLTPSAVARRIDSLENSVGSRLFQRSTHAVVPTPAGLAFAERARRIVSELQLARAEAVSLSHAPEGLIRVDAPAAFGRRHLAPVIADFLNVYPGLDVHLHLIDSFVDMQGAHLGKVDLILRAGHIVDTRLIATPLASIVRIACASPAYLKSRGTPTHPRELSEHDGLDWDGLAPMFAWRFELDGRRATYRPQRIRMSANNAEALLSGALAGLGIAHLPTWLASEYLVRGELLPLFCEDGLPSPETTGIYALRLEQQPNARSRLLLEYLKSRFSPVPPWDLALQSGLA from the coding sequence ATGAACCCCAATACTCTCACCGACCAACTGAGCCTGTTCCTCGATGTATTGGAGTCGGGTAGCTTCTCCGCGGCCGCACGCCGCCATCCACTGACGCCCTCGGCGGTGGCCAGGCGCATCGACAGCCTGGAAAATTCGGTGGGCAGCCGCTTGTTCCAGCGCAGTACCCATGCGGTGGTGCCGACACCGGCCGGCCTGGCCTTTGCCGAGCGGGCGCGGCGGATTGTCAGCGAGTTGCAACTGGCGCGAGCCGAAGCCGTCTCCCTGAGCCACGCGCCGGAAGGATTGATTCGCGTGGACGCCCCGGCGGCTTTCGGGCGACGGCATCTGGCACCGGTGATTGCAGACTTCCTGAATGTGTATCCGGGACTGGATGTGCACCTGCATTTGATCGACAGTTTTGTCGATATGCAGGGCGCGCATTTGGGCAAGGTCGACCTGATATTGCGCGCCGGGCATATCGTCGATACCCGGCTGATTGCCACGCCGCTCGCCAGTATCGTGCGCATCGCCTGTGCCAGCCCGGCCTACCTGAAAAGCCGCGGCACGCCGACTCATCCGCGGGAACTGAGCGAACACGACGGCCTGGACTGGGATGGCCTGGCGCCGATGTTCGCCTGGCGCTTCGAACTGGACGGGCGCCGCGCCACCTATCGCCCGCAACGTATCCGCATGAGCGCCAACAACGCTGAAGCCCTGCTGTCAGGGGCCCTCGCCGGGTTGGGTATCGCCCACCTGCCGACCTGGCTGGCCAGTGAATACCTGGTGCGTGGCGAATTGTTGCCACTGTTTTGTGAAGACGGACTGCCCAGCCCGGAAACCACCGGGATCTATGCGCTGCGCCTGGAGCAACAGCCGAATGCACGCAGCCGGTTGTTGCTGGAATACCTGAAGTCCCGTTTCAGCCCCGTGCCGCCCTGGGATCTGGCATTGCAAAGCGGACTGGCCTGA
- a CDS encoding MarR family winged helix-turn-helix transcriptional regulator: MSKNPAPCESLLLDNQLCFALHSTSLLMTKVYKPLLQALGLTYPQYLAMMVLWEEDGLTVGEISSRLLTDPGSLTPLLKRLEAEGLLSRTRSREDERVVVVELTEAGRTLQEKAMGVPQCILGASGLELEQLRKLQADLIALRGNLQNAI; encoded by the coding sequence ATGAGCAAAAATCCCGCCCCTTGCGAATCCCTGCTGCTGGACAACCAGCTGTGTTTCGCCCTGCACTCCACGTCATTGCTGATGACCAAGGTCTACAAGCCACTGCTGCAAGCGCTTGGCCTGACCTACCCGCAGTACCTGGCAATGATGGTGTTGTGGGAAGAAGATGGCTTGACCGTCGGCGAAATCAGCAGCCGCCTGCTGACTGATCCAGGATCGCTGACGCCCCTGCTCAAGCGCCTGGAGGCCGAGGGCCTGCTCAGCCGCACTCGTAGCCGCGAAGATGAACGCGTGGTCGTGGTGGAACTGACCGAGGCCGGGCGTACCTTGCAGGAAAAGGCCATGGGGGTCCCACAGTGCATCCTCGGTGCCAGCGGCTTGGAGCTGGAGCAACTGCGCAAGTTGCAGGCGGATTTGATTGCGTTGCGAGGCAACCTGCAGAACGCGATCTAA
- a CDS encoding organic hydroperoxide resistance protein: MQTLYTAVATSTGGRDGRAVSSDNILDVKLSTPKELGGAGGQATNPEQLFAAGYSACFIGALKFVASQTKRKIPDDASITAHVGIGQIPGGFGLDIDLHISLPGLAQDNAQSLVDAAHQVCPYSNATRGNVDVRLHVTV, from the coding sequence ATGCAAACTCTCTACACCGCAGTAGCCACTTCCACTGGCGGCCGTGACGGTCGTGCTGTTTCCAGCGACAACATCCTCGACGTCAAACTCTCCACACCTAAAGAACTGGGCGGTGCCGGTGGCCAGGCCACCAACCCTGAGCAACTGTTCGCCGCCGGCTACTCGGCCTGCTTTATCGGCGCCCTGAAATTCGTCGCCAGCCAGACCAAACGCAAGATCCCGGATGACGCCTCGATCACGGCTCATGTCGGTATCGGCCAGATCCCCGGCGGTTTCGGCCTGGACATCGACCTGCACATCAGCCTGCCCGGCCTGGCTCAGGACAATGCGCAAAGCCTGGTCGACGCGGCTCACCAGGTTTGCCCTTACTCCAACGCCACCCGTGGCAACGTCGATGTGCGCCTGCACGTAACCGTCTAA
- a CDS encoding alpha/beta hydrolase produces MNRFGKALTGTLLALSITHAFAATDDVEHNTQAFLDVLNAGTGKPMEQLTPKDARAVLTGAQAGVKLTLPKADVSQKTIQVDGQPLGLTIVRPAGVKGTLPVFMFFHGGGWVLGDYPTHERLVRDLVVGSGAVAVFVNYTPSPEAHYPVAINQAYGATKWVAEHGKDINVDGKRLAVAGNSVGGNMAAVVSLMAKDKGTPAIKFQLLLWPVTDANFETASYNQYAEGHFLTRNMMKWFWDNYTTDAKQRAEIYASPLRATTDQLKGLPPALIQTAGADVLRDEGEAYARKLDQAGVPVTAVRYNGMIHDYGLLNVVSQVPAVRSALLQASQELKQHLK; encoded by the coding sequence ATGAACAGATTTGGCAAAGCGCTTACTGGCACCCTGCTCGCCCTGTCCATCACCCACGCGTTCGCGGCGACGGATGATGTCGAGCACAACACCCAGGCATTCCTCGACGTCTTGAACGCCGGCACCGGCAAGCCGATGGAGCAACTGACGCCCAAGGACGCCCGTGCCGTGCTGACGGGAGCCCAGGCGGGTGTGAAGTTGACCTTGCCCAAGGCGGACGTCAGCCAGAAGACCATCCAGGTCGATGGCCAGCCGCTGGGCCTGACCATCGTGCGGCCAGCCGGGGTCAAGGGCACATTGCCGGTGTTCATGTTCTTCCACGGCGGCGGCTGGGTATTGGGCGATTACCCGACTCACGAGCGCCTGGTGCGCGATCTGGTGGTGGGTTCGGGGGCCGTTGCGGTCTTCGTCAACTACACGCCTTCACCGGAAGCGCACTACCCGGTGGCGATCAACCAGGCCTATGGCGCAACCAAATGGGTCGCCGAGCACGGCAAGGACATCAACGTCGACGGCAAACGCCTGGCGGTCGCGGGCAATAGCGTCGGCGGCAATATGGCAGCCGTCGTCAGCCTGATGGCCAAGGACAAGGGCACACCCGCGATCAAGTTCCAGTTGCTGCTGTGGCCGGTGACCGATGCCAACTTCGAGACAGCGTCCTACAACCAGTACGCCGAAGGGCACTTCCTCACCAGGAACATGATGAAGTGGTTCTGGGATAACTACACCACCGACGCCAAGCAGCGGGCCGAGATCTACGCCTCGCCGTTGCGGGCGACCACCGATCAGCTCAAGGGCTTGCCGCCCGCGCTGATTCAGACGGCCGGTGCCGACGTGCTGCGGGACGAGGGCGAAGCCTATGCGCGCAAGCTGGACCAGGCCGGCGTCCCGGTGACCGCCGTGCGCTATAACGGCATGATCCACGACTACGGCTTGCTCAATGTGGTCAGCCAAGTGCCAGCGGTGCGTTCGGCCTTGCTGCAGGCATCGCAGGAGCTGAAGCAACACCTGAAGTAA
- a CDS encoding elongation factor P, with product MKTGKELKPGMVIRIDNDPWLVQKAEFTKSGRNSAIMKTKLKNLLTGYKTETVYSADDKLDDVILDRKEATLSFISGDAYTFMDTTDYTMYELNAEDIEAVLPFIEEGMTDVCEAIFFEERLVSVELPTTIVRKVAYTEGSARGDTSGKVMKPAKLANGTELQVADFIEIDDLIEIDTREGGSYKGRAKK from the coding sequence ATGAAAACTGGTAAAGAACTGAAACCCGGTATGGTGATCCGTATCGACAACGATCCTTGGTTGGTTCAGAAAGCTGAGTTCACCAAGTCGGGCCGTAACAGCGCGATCATGAAGACCAAGCTGAAGAACCTGCTGACCGGTTACAAGACCGAAACCGTTTACAGCGCCGATGACAAGCTGGACGACGTGATCCTCGACCGTAAAGAAGCGACCCTGTCGTTCATCAGCGGCGACGCCTACACGTTCATGGACACCACTGACTACACCATGTACGAGCTGAACGCTGAAGACATCGAAGCCGTTCTGCCGTTCATTGAAGAAGGCATGACCGACGTCTGCGAAGCTATTTTCTTCGAAGAGCGCCTGGTTTCCGTAGAGCTGCCGACCACCATCGTGCGTAAGGTTGCCTACACCGAAGGTTCCGCTCGCGGCGACACTTCGGGCAAGGTGATGAAGCCTGCCAAGCTGGCTAACGGTACCGAGCTGCAAGTTGCCGATTTCATCGAAATCGACGACCTGATCGAAATCGACACCCGCGAAGGTGGTTCGTACAAAGGCCGCGCCAAGAAGTAA
- the earP gene encoding elongation factor P maturation arginine rhamnosyltransferase EarP — MKARWDIFCSVVDNYGDIGVTWRLARQLVVEHGCDVRLWVDDLRAFERLCPEIDVQSGQQWQEGVDVHHWPADWAATPSADVVIAAFACQLPPDYMEAMAARARTPLWMNLDYLSAEDWVVGCHRLPSVKFKGVQKYFFFPGFRPGTGGLLREAGLLQQRQAFQQDAAAQQQFLRSLGVLPATGTRLMSLFAYENAGLASWLDVLSTDGRATHLLVPEGRILGDVQRWLGVDGLEAGDVHQRQALTVQVLPFVRQEQYDRLLWCCEFNAVRGEDSFVRAQWAGRPLLWHIYRQDEDIHLDKLDAFLQLYTAALSPAARAALVALWQAWNTDGDMAQPWKRLLEHWPEVSAHAETWCLEQGLQADLATALVQFYESWI, encoded by the coding sequence ATGAAAGCCCGCTGGGATATTTTTTGCAGCGTCGTCGACAACTATGGCGACATCGGCGTGACCTGGCGCCTGGCCCGGCAACTGGTGGTAGAGCACGGTTGTGATGTGCGTTTGTGGGTCGATGACTTGCGGGCGTTCGAGCGCCTGTGCCCTGAGATTGACGTGCAGTCGGGGCAGCAATGGCAAGAGGGCGTTGACGTGCATCATTGGCCGGCGGATTGGGCTGCCACGCCGTCCGCCGATGTGGTGATCGCCGCTTTTGCCTGCCAATTGCCCCCTGACTACATGGAAGCCATGGCCGCGCGCGCGCGTACGCCGTTATGGATGAACCTCGACTACCTCAGTGCCGAGGACTGGGTGGTGGGTTGCCATCGCCTGCCTTCGGTGAAGTTCAAAGGGGTACAGAAGTACTTCTTTTTCCCCGGTTTTCGGCCGGGTACTGGTGGTCTGTTGCGCGAGGCCGGTTTGCTGCAACAGCGCCAGGCGTTTCAACAGGATGCCGCGGCGCAGCAACAATTCCTGCGCTCCTTGGGCGTACTTCCTGCAACCGGTACGCGGCTGATGTCACTGTTCGCCTACGAAAATGCCGGCCTCGCCAGCTGGCTTGACGTTCTTTCGACGGATGGGCGTGCCACTCATCTGTTGGTTCCGGAAGGCCGCATCCTCGGTGATGTGCAGCGTTGGCTCGGGGTCGATGGGTTGGAGGCGGGGGACGTCCACCAGCGCCAAGCCCTGACCGTGCAGGTGCTGCCCTTCGTGCGCCAGGAGCAATATGACCGCCTGCTGTGGTGCTGCGAGTTCAATGCCGTACGTGGCGAAGACTCCTTCGTGCGAGCCCAGTGGGCCGGGCGTCCTTTGCTGTGGCACATCTATCGCCAGGACGAAGACATCCACCTGGACAAGCTCGACGCCTTCCTGCAGTTGTACACCGCTGCATTATCGCCGGCCGCCAGGGCGGCGTTGGTTGCGCTTTGGCAGGCCTGGAATACGGACGGCGATATGGCGCAGCCGTGGAAAAGACTGCTGGAACACTGGCCGGAAGTGAGCGCACACGCCGAAACGTGGTGTCTGGAACAAGGCTTGCAGGCCGATCTTGCGACGGCGCTGGTACAGTTTTATGAAAGTTGGATATGA
- a CDS encoding GreA/GreB family elongation factor yields MNKHAVLQLILEKLTVDLDIAQRAAQTAYETATHEENIAENKYDTLGLEASYLAAGQAKRVEEIKQSLALCQNLPLRAYDDQRGIEVGTLLGLEDENGRQQWLFLAPDAAGLKVDVVGQPVTVITPRSPLGKSLLGKFEGDEVEILVAGARQHFTVTEAR; encoded by the coding sequence ATGAATAAACACGCCGTCCTCCAGTTGATTCTGGAAAAACTCACCGTCGACCTCGATATTGCACAGCGCGCCGCGCAGACCGCCTACGAAACCGCGACCCACGAAGAAAATATCGCCGAAAACAAATACGACACCCTCGGACTGGAGGCATCTTACCTGGCGGCCGGACAGGCCAAGCGCGTCGAGGAAATCAAGCAGTCGCTGGCGCTGTGCCAGAACCTGCCACTGCGTGCGTACGATGATCAACGTGGCATAGAAGTCGGCACGCTACTGGGCCTGGAGGACGAGAACGGCCGCCAGCAGTGGCTGTTCCTGGCACCGGATGCGGCGGGCTTGAAGGTGGATGTGGTGGGGCAACCGGTGACCGTCATCACCCCGCGCTCCCCCCTGGGCAAAAGCCTGCTGGGCAAGTTCGAAGGTGACGAGGTGGAGATTCTGGTGGCAGGCGCCCGGCAACACTTTACGGTTACCGAGGCCAGATAA
- the cysB gene encoding HTH-type transcriptional regulator CysB — MKLQQLRYIWEVAHHDLNVSATAQSLYTSQPGISKQIRLLEDELGVEVFARSGKHLTRVTPAGERIITTAGEILRKVESIKQIAQEFSNEKKGTLSIATTHTQARYALPPVIRDFIKQYPDVALHMHQGSPMQIAEMAADGTVDFAIATEALELFGDLVMMPCYRWNRCVVVPQGHPLAKLPKLTLEALAEYPIVTYVFGFTGRSKLDEAFSHRGLTPKVVFTAADADVIKTYVRLGLGVGIVAKMAVDTQLDKDLVVLDASELFESSVTKIGFRRGTFLRGFMCDFIEKFAPHLTREVMAKAIQCHNKQELEELFDGVELPVH; from the coding sequence ATGAAGCTTCAACAACTGCGCTACATCTGGGAAGTGGCGCACCACGACCTCAACGTTTCCGCTACCGCTCAAAGCCTTTACACCTCGCAACCCGGTATCAGCAAGCAGATCCGCCTGCTCGAAGACGAGTTGGGCGTCGAAGTGTTCGCACGCAGCGGCAAGCACCTGACCCGTGTCACTCCAGCCGGTGAGCGCATCATTACCACCGCTGGCGAGATCCTGCGCAAAGTCGAGAGCATCAAGCAGATCGCCCAGGAGTTCTCCAACGAGAAGAAGGGGACCCTGTCGATCGCCACCACCCATACCCAGGCGCGTTATGCATTGCCGCCGGTGATCCGCGATTTCATCAAGCAGTACCCGGACGTGGCCCTGCACATGCACCAGGGTTCGCCGATGCAGATCGCCGAAATGGCGGCTGACGGCACCGTCGACTTTGCCATTGCCACCGAGGCCCTGGAGTTGTTTGGCGACTTGGTGATGATGCCGTGCTACCGCTGGAACCGCTGCGTTGTCGTGCCCCAAGGTCACCCGTTGGCCAAGCTGCCGAAGCTGACCCTGGAAGCCCTGGCGGAATACCCGATCGTGACTTACGTGTTCGGTTTTACCGGCCGTTCCAAGCTCGACGAAGCCTTCAGCCATCGCGGTCTCACGCCGAAAGTGGTGTTCACCGCAGCCGATGCCGACGTGATCAAAACCTATGTTCGCCTGGGCCTGGGCGTGGGGATTGTCGCCAAGATGGCGGTCGACACGCAGCTCGATAAAGACCTGGTCGTGCTCGACGCCAGCGAGTTGTTCGAGTCCAGCGTGACCAAGATCGGTTTCCGTCGCGGTACTTTCCTGCGTGGCTTCATGTGCGACTTCATCGAGAAGTTCGCTCCGCACCTGACCCGCGAAGTCATGGCCAAGGCGATCCAGTGCCACAACAAGCAGGAACTGGAAGAGCTGTTCGACGGCGTAGAATTGCCCGTCCATTAA
- a CDS encoding universal stress protein, giving the protein MIRSMLYATDLGLYAPYVMQHALALARTFKADLYVIHVVEPIGLFAESVLQSYLDEKALNEWQSQGLTTVMATIEQRVLESFREELGEGALDLKLIRSVRVIQGDPCEVILGQSQKLSVDLLIVGSHTQTVGVATPLGRTAARVLQLSQVPVYLVPLLQRRRSDDM; this is encoded by the coding sequence ATGATTCGTTCGATGCTGTACGCCACGGACCTTGGTCTGTATGCGCCTTATGTGATGCAACATGCACTGGCGCTGGCGCGAACGTTCAAGGCCGACCTGTATGTGATCCATGTGGTCGAGCCCATCGGCTTGTTCGCCGAATCGGTGTTGCAGAGCTACCTTGATGAGAAAGCCCTGAACGAATGGCAGAGCCAGGGGCTGACCACGGTGATGGCGACGATCGAGCAGCGTGTGCTGGAGAGCTTTCGCGAAGAGTTGGGGGAAGGTGCGCTGGACCTGAAGTTGATCCGTTCGGTACGAGTGATCCAGGGGGACCCTTGCGAAGTGATCCTTGGTCAGTCACAGAAACTCTCCGTGGATTTGCTGATCGTAGGTAGTCATACCCAAACCGTCGGGGTGGCAACACCCTTGGGGCGAACCGCTGCGCGAGTGCTCCAGTTGTCCCAGGTACCGGTCTATCTGGTACCGCTGTTGCAGCGTCGGCGCAGTGATGACATGTGA
- a CDS encoding 5'-nucleotidase has product MANGLGDKLVLAISSRALFDLSESHKVYLAEGVETYRKYQIEHEEEILEPGDAFPLVKKLLSLNASLGRARVEVVLVSRNSADTGLRVFNSIQYYDLDISRAAFVGGRSPYPYLAAFGCHLFLSTHAEDVRSALDAGFAAATILSGGARRASSEELRIAFDGDAVLFSDESERVYQSGGLAAFQASERESARQPLHGGPFKGFLAALNLLQREFPDEACPIRTALVTARSAPSHERVIRTLREWDIRLDESLFLGGLEKSAFLEAFAADVFFDDQAGHCEKAREVVATGHVPHGISNEVKIQAES; this is encoded by the coding sequence ATGGCGAATGGACTGGGCGACAAACTGGTGCTGGCGATTTCATCGCGGGCGCTGTTCGACCTGAGCGAGAGCCATAAGGTCTACCTGGCCGAAGGGGTCGAGACCTACCGCAAATACCAGATCGAACATGAGGAAGAAATCCTGGAGCCCGGTGACGCGTTCCCGCTGGTCAAGAAGCTGCTGAGCCTCAATGCCAGCCTGGGCCGCGCCCGGGTCGAGGTGGTGCTGGTGTCGCGCAACAGTGCCGACACTGGGTTGCGCGTGTTCAATTCGATCCAGTATTACGATCTGGATATTTCCCGCGCAGCCTTCGTAGGAGGGCGTAGTCCTTATCCTTATTTGGCGGCATTTGGTTGCCATCTGTTTCTTTCCACCCATGCTGAAGATGTGCGCAGTGCCCTTGACGCCGGGTTTGCCGCTGCGACGATTCTGTCGGGCGGTGCACGCCGGGCGTCGAGCGAGGAATTGCGGATCGCGTTTGACGGGGATGCGGTGCTGTTTTCCGATGAGTCCGAACGTGTCTACCAAAGCGGTGGCTTGGCGGCATTCCAGGCCAGCGAGCGCGAGTCGGCGCGCCAACCGTTGCACGGTGGTCCGTTCAAAGGCTTCCTCGCCGCACTCAACCTGTTACAGCGTGAGTTTCCCGACGAGGCGTGCCCGATTCGCACGGCCTTGGTCACAGCCCGTTCAGCACCGTCCCACGAGCGCGTGATTCGTACCTTGCGCGAATGGGATATCCGCCTGGACGAATCGTTGTTTCTTGGCGGGTTGGAAAAATCCGCGTTTCTGGAGGCCTTCGCCGCCGATGTGTTTTTCGATGACCAGGCCGGTCATTGTGAGAAAGCCAGAGAGGTGGTGGCCACCGGGCATGTGCCCCATGGCATCAGTAATGAGGTGAAGATTCAGGCCGAGAGCTAA
- a CDS encoding putative 2-dehydropantoate 2-reductase, which yields MTVQSPRIGIIGTGAIGGFYGLMLARAGFDVHFLLRSEYAAVSERGLHLNSTVHGRLHLHPVQAYARAADMPPCDWLLVGTKSTGNPELAPTLAQIAAPDAKVVLLQNGLDVEDSLREHLPSSLHLLGGLCYIGVHRSGPGVVEHQALGRVNLGYHSGTAANDEARQKAIVEEGAALFHQAGIESQAMANVHLARWHKLVWNVPYNGLSVLLGAGTTAMMADESSRELIQALMAEVVQGAHACGHQIPASYAEQMFTMTETMDDYLPSMYHDHVHKRPLELAAIYARPLAAAKAAGCELPRMQALYQALSFIDRHNR from the coding sequence ATGACCGTACAGTCGCCCCGCATCGGTATTATCGGCACAGGTGCCATCGGTGGTTTCTATGGCCTGATGCTGGCGCGCGCCGGGTTCGACGTGCACTTCCTGCTGCGCAGCGAATATGCGGCGGTCAGCGAACGTGGCCTGCACCTCAACAGTACGGTGCATGGCCGCTTGCACCTGCACCCGGTGCAGGCCTATGCCCGCGCCGCTGACATGCCGCCGTGCGACTGGCTGCTGGTGGGCACCAAATCCACCGGTAACCCGGAGTTGGCCCCCACCCTTGCTCAGATCGCGGCGCCGGACGCCAAGGTCGTGTTGCTGCAAAACGGCCTCGACGTCGAAGACAGCCTGCGCGAGCACTTGCCGTCGTCGCTGCATCTGCTCGGCGGCCTGTGCTATATCGGCGTGCATCGCTCCGGGCCCGGCGTCGTCGAGCATCAGGCCCTGGGCCGGGTCAACCTGGGGTACCACAGCGGTACTGCGGCCAACGATGAAGCTCGTCAGAAAGCGATTGTCGAAGAGGGCGCCGCGTTGTTTCATCAGGCGGGCATTGAGTCTCAGGCCATGGCCAACGTGCACCTGGCGCGCTGGCATAAACTGGTGTGGAACGTGCCCTACAACGGTCTCTCCGTGCTGTTGGGCGCGGGAACCACGGCCATGATGGCGGACGAATCCAGCCGGGAACTGATCCAGGCGCTGATGGCCGAAGTGGTGCAGGGCGCCCATGCCTGCGGCCATCAAATTCCGGCCAGCTATGCCGAGCAGATGTTCACCATGACCGAGACCATGGACGACTACCTGCCGAGCATGTACCACGACCACGTGCACAAACGCCCGTTGGAGCTGGCCGCCATCTACGCCCGGCCACTGGCCGCCGCCAAGGCCGCCGGTTGCGAATTGCCGCGGATGCAGGCGCTGTACCAGGCCTTGAGTTTTATTGATCGGCATAACCGCTGA
- a CDS encoding thioredoxin: MYTDSEHRSVDGGGSSIVKEQVLTDLDIDQQLLALPGISLVVFVSEGCSSCRWARQKVPGWRLPVDRVCWVDAGHNGGAVERYEIFHLPALFVVCEGQFLGQIHTPIVAAELADAINQALTRTPEDLP; the protein is encoded by the coding sequence ATGTACACGGACTCCGAGCACCGTTCAGTTGACGGCGGTGGCAGCAGTATAGTGAAGGAACAGGTATTGACCGACCTGGATATTGACCAGCAATTGCTGGCTTTGCCAGGCATTTCGCTCGTCGTGTTCGTCAGCGAGGGGTGTTCCAGTTGCCGCTGGGCACGCCAGAAGGTGCCGGGCTGGCGTTTGCCCGTGGACCGGGTGTGCTGGGTCGATGCCGGGCACAACGGCGGTGCGGTGGAACGCTACGAGATCTTTCATTTGCCGGCGCTGTTCGTGGTGTGCGAGGGTCAATTCCTTGGGCAAATACACACACCGATCGTGGCTGCCGAGCTTGCCGACGCCATTAATCAAGCACTTACCCGTACTCCAGAGGATTTGCCATGA
- a CDS encoding PilZ domain-containing protein produces the protein MGRFLPHPDDVAALLIQRPAPPLPRQRLHTIGLSGIACNCPRAWRQGTAIEFRIPSLGASARYPGYVAWCRKAGSGYRVGVAFTDEHALFGARMGEQVCQIERYCRLHVDTEPTPQQVEALAREWVSRHAGEFSHEALVQPALD, from the coding sequence ATGGGTCGTTTTTTACCTCACCCTGATGATGTCGCTGCCCTGTTGATCCAACGTCCCGCTCCCCCCCTTCCCCGCCAACGCCTGCACACTATCGGCCTGAGTGGCATCGCCTGCAATTGCCCGCGCGCCTGGCGCCAGGGTACCGCGATCGAGTTTCGCATTCCCTCACTGGGCGCCAGCGCCCGTTATCCGGGCTATGTGGCGTGGTGTCGCAAGGCTGGCAGTGGCTATCGCGTGGGGGTTGCCTTTACCGATGAACATGCCTTGTTCGGTGCAAGAATGGGCGAGCAAGTGTGCCAGATCGAACGCTACTGCCGCCTGCACGTAGATACCGAGCCGACGCCCCAGCAGGTCGAGGCACTGGCCCGCGAATGGGTTTCGCGCCATGCCGGCGAGTTCTCCCATGAGGCGCTTGTGCAGCCAGCACTGGATTAA
- a CDS encoding 3-deoxy-7-phosphoheptulonate synthase, translating into MADLPINDLNVESNETLITPDQLKREIPLSDAALQTVTKGREVIRDILDGTDHRLFVVIGPCSIHDLKAAHEYAERLKVLAAEVSDTLYLVMRVYFEKPRTTVGWKGLINDPYLDDSFKIQDGLHIGRKLLLDLAEMGLPTATEALDPISPQYLQDLISWSAIGARTTESQTHREMASGLSSAVGFKNGTDGGLTVAINALQSVSSPHRFLGINQEGGVSIVTTKGNAYGHVVLRGGNGKPNYDSVSVALCEQALAKAKIKPNIMVDCSHANSNKDPALQPLVMENVANQILEGNQSIIGLMVESHLNWGCQAIPKDLADLQYGVSITDACIDWTATENTLRSMHAKLKDVLPKRKRN; encoded by the coding sequence ATGGCTGATTTACCGATCAATGACCTTAACGTCGAATCCAACGAGACGCTGATCACACCTGATCAGCTCAAGCGCGAAATCCCCTTGAGCGACGCTGCCCTGCAGACCGTCACCAAGGGTCGCGAAGTCATCCGTGACATTCTCGACGGCACTGACCACCGCCTCTTCGTCGTCATCGGGCCTTGCTCGATCCACGACCTCAAGGCTGCCCACGAATACGCCGAGCGCCTCAAGGTGCTGGCGGCGGAAGTGTCCGACACCTTGTACCTGGTGATGCGCGTGTATTTCGAGAAGCCGCGTACCACCGTCGGCTGGAAAGGCTTGATCAACGACCCGTACCTGGACGACTCGTTCAAGATCCAGGACGGTCTGCATATCGGTCGCAAGTTGCTGCTGGACCTGGCCGAAATGGGCCTGCCCACTGCCACCGAAGCCCTCGACCCGATCTCCCCGCAGTACCTGCAGGACCTGATCAGTTGGTCGGCCATCGGCGCGCGCACCACTGAATCCCAGACCCACCGCGAAATGGCGTCCGGCCTGTCCTCAGCCGTGGGCTTCAAGAACGGCACCGACGGCGGCCTGACCGTAGCGATCAACGCGCTGCAATCGGTTTCCAGCCCTCACCGGTTCCTGGGGATCAACCAGGAAGGCGGCGTCTCCATCGTCACCACCAAGGGCAACGCCTACGGTCACGTGGTGCTGCGCGGTGGCAACGGCAAGCCCAACTATGATTCGGTCAGCGTTGCGCTGTGCGAACAGGCGCTGGCCAAGGCCAAGATCAAGCCGAACATCATGGTCGATTGCAGCCACGCCAACTCCAACAAGGACCCGGCCCTGCAACCGTTGGTGATGGAAAACGTTGCCAACCAGATCCTCGAGGGCAACCAGTCGATCATTGGCCTGATGGTCGAGAGCCACCTGAATTGGGGTTGCCAGGCGATTCCAAAGGACCTCGCCGACCTGCAGTACGGCGTGTCGATCACCGATGCCTGCATCGACTGGACTGCCACCGAGAACACCCTGCGCAGCATGCATGCCAAGCTCAAGGACGTATTGCCCAAGCGCAAACGCAACTGA